In Hyperolius riggenbachi isolate aHypRig1 chromosome 10, aHypRig1.pri, whole genome shotgun sequence, a genomic segment contains:
- the LOC137534866 gene encoding histone H3 — MARTKQTARKSTGGKAPRKQLATKAARKSAPATGGVKKPHRYRPGTVALREIRRYQKSTELLIRKLPFQRLVREIAQDFKTDLRFQSSAVMALQEASEAYLVGLFEDTNLCAIHAKRVTIMPKDIQLARRIRGERA, encoded by the coding sequence ATGGCCAGAACCAAGCAGACCGCCCGCAAGTCCACCGGAGGGAAAGCTCCCCGCAAGCAGCTGGCCACCAAGGCCGCCCGGAAGAGCGCCCCGGCCACCGGAGGAGTGAAGAAGCCTCACCGCTACCGGCCCGGTACAGTGGCTCTCCGAGAGATCCGCCGCTACCAGAAATCCACCGAGCTGCTGATCCGCAAGCTGCCCTTCCAGCGCCTGGTGCGGGAGATCGCCCAGGACTTCAAGACCGACCTGCGCTTCCAGAGCTCGGCCGTCATGGCTCTGCAGGAGGCCAGCGAGGCTTATCTGGTGGGGCTCTTCGAGGACACCAACCTGTGCGCCATCCACGCCAAGAGGGTCACCATCATGCCCAAAGACATCCAGCTGGCCCGCAGGATCCGCGGCGAGAGGGCATAA
- the LOC137534876 gene encoding histone H2B 1.1-like, producing the protein MAPEPAKSAPAPKKGSKKAVSKTQKKDGKKRRKTRKESYAIYVYKVLKQVHPDTGISSKAMSIMNSFVNDIFERIAGEASRLAHYNKRHTITSREIQTAVRLLLPGELAKHAVSEGTKAVTKYTSAK; encoded by the coding sequence ATGGCTCCTGAACCAGCCAAGTCCGCCCCGGCGCCCAAGAAGGGCTCTAAGAAAGCGGTGAGCAAGACTCAGAAGAAGGACGGCAAGAAGCGCAGGAAGACCAGGAAGGAGAGCTACGCCATCTACGTGtacaaggtgctgaagcaggtgcaCCCCGACACCGGCATCTCCTCCAAGGCCATGAGCATCATGAACTCCTTCGTCAATGACATCTTCGAGCGCATCGCCGGGGAAGCTTCCCGCCTGGCTCATTACAACAAGCGCCACACCATCACCTCCCGGGAGATCCAGACCGCCGTCCGCCTGCTGCTGCCGGGAGAGCTGGCCAAGCACGCCGTGTCCGAGGGCACCAAGGCCGTCACCAAGTACACCAGCGCCAAGTAA